ATTGGCGCCGAGGTCGTCCATCTTCTCGAAATAGTAACGGAGCAAGATGAAGCGGGTGAATGCCTCGCCGACGCGATAATCGTGTCCTTCGCTCCAGCCGTCGGCACCGCTTAAATTGAGGTAGCCGCTGATCACGGCTTGGGAATAGACGATGATAGGCCTTTGATCAATGGAGCAGTGTACGGACAATTCGGGGCTGGCTTCCCAATTTCCCGGAACCCAAAAGGGCGGATTTTCCGTGTGATCGAGCTGGTGAAAGACCATGGCCGCGGCTTTCTCGGGAAGAGAGTAGGGTAAACTTGTGGATGGAGTCGCCACCGCCGAAGAGCTAAATAAGGGATTCATAGAGGTTTATAAGATATATAAATATGTTTTCAATGAGTTAAAAATGAATGAAATAATATCAGCTTATTTGTGAATTGTCATTCGATAATTAACGAGTTGAGGGGATTTTTTTATTTCTTGGGGAAATCGAAAGGGAAAAATCCGTTAAAAAGCTCCAAGAGCCTCTAATAACGTTGAATAGACCTCTGCCGAAAGTGTCAACATCCCGATAGGGAGACGCTTCAATCCAGCTGGAGAAGAAGTTCGTTTTTTCTCAAGAATCCGGGAGTCCAGGGCGGGCTATAGAGAGCGATGATCGTTTCGTTTCGGGCAGTGAGCTTCTTGGCGAGAACAAAATCCATCAACTCGATCAGTTTTTCATGGATTGTCGCATCATCGGCCACACCGTCGAAGCGGATGACGGCAAACCGCTTTCTATCCATCAGTTTAACCACAACCTGGCTGTTGTCGGGTTTTGGAAAATCGGCAGCCGCTCTCTCCCCTTTGAGGATAAAGCGGATAGCCCATCCTTTTT
This genomic window from Estrella lausannensis contains:
- a CDS encoding SOUL family heme-binding protein, giving the protein MKPLIWPLIILVFLITLGFSLFRPGSELPFKSLQKEGPFEVREYGPFIVAETIIPGERQAAFDQGVRILDSYINGGNAKSEKLEVAVPVTEQLSKKGWAIRFILKGERAAADFPKPDNSQVVVKLMDRKRFAVIRFDGVADDATIHEKLIELMDFVLAKKLTARNETIIALYSPPWTPGFLRKNELLLQLD